One Kushneria konosiri genomic window, CAGAATCTTTCCGACCAGCCGCCTGGTGCCTGGACCGGCGAGGTCAGCGCCGCCATGCTCGCCGAGATGGGCTGTCGCTGCGTGGAGGTCGGCCATGCCGAGCGTCGGCGTCATTTTCATGAGGATGAAACGCTGATTGCTGCCAAGACCGCGCAGGCGATCGCAAATGGGCTCTCTCCCGTCCTGTGCGTGGGAGAGGTGGAGGAAGGGGACCCGGACATTGCGGCCAGCGAGTGCATCCGTCAGGTAGAGAGTGCGCTGACGGATGTCCCACGGCCCAGAGAAACAGATCTGATCGTGGCCTACGAGCCCCACTGGGCCATCGGCGCCAGCCAGCCGGCACCGAGAGAGCACATCAGCGCCGTGTGCATCAAGCTTCAGGCCTGGCTGGACGGCCATGGCGGCGGGCGCGTCATATATGGCGGCAGCGCAGGGCCGGGCCTGCTGTCCCGTCTGGATGGCAGCGTTCAGGGCATGTTTCTGGGCCGTTTCGTGCATGACGCACACGCCTTCAGAGAGATTCTTGATGAGGTCATGACGCTTCATGAGGCGTCCCGCTAGCCCATGCCTGGAGTCTGACTCACCAATTTCAGCACGCCCTTCTTGATACCAGGGGGGCGACATCACCATTTCATGCAGCTACTCTTGGCGAATAAAGATGTGCGACATCGATGCAGGCGCTGGCCGCATGCCGCCCTGATTTCGGTCGATGGCACCAATGTCCCTTTCACTACCACCATCAGGCAGGAGTTCACCAAGATATGACCTCGCGTCGTCACCTCGCCAATGCCATCCGTGCACTTTCGATGGATGCCGTGCAAAAGGCCAACTCCGGCCACCCGGGCATGCCGATGGGCATGGCTGACATCGCAGAAGTGCTCTGGAACGATCACCTCAGACACAATCCGGCCAACCCGGACTGGGCTGAGCGCGACCGCTTCATTCTCTCCAACGGCCACGGCTCGATGCTGCACTATTCGCTGCTGCACCTGACCGGCTATGACCTGCCGATGGAAGAACTCAAGAACTTCCGTCAGCTGGGCTCAAAGACCCCTGGACACCCGGAACACGGCTATACCCAGGGTATCGAGACCACCACCGGGCCGCTGGGTCAGGGTCTGGCCAACGCCGTCGGCATGGCAGTCGCTGAACGTACACTGGCCGCCCAGTTCAATCGTGACGGTCACGACATCATCAATCACCGCACCTGGGTCTTCGCCGGTGACGGCTGTCTGATGGAAGGCATCAGCCATGAGGCCTGCTCGCTGGCCGGCACGCTGGGTCTGGGCAATCTGGTCGTGTTCTATGATGACAACGGCATCTCGATTGATGGCGAAGTCGAAGGCTGGTTCACCGACGATACCGCTACCCGCTTTGAGGCCTATCACTGGAACGTCATCCGTGACGTCGACGGCCACGATGCCGAGCAGATCGACGCCGCCATCCGTGAAGCCAAGGAAGTCACCGACAAGCCGACGCTGATCATCTGCAAGACCGTGATCGGCTTTGGTTCGCCCAACAAGGCGGGCAAGGAAGAAAGCCACGGTGCAGCGCTGGGCGAAGAAGAAGTCGAAGCCGCACGCAAGCAGCTGGGCTGGGAATACGGCGCGTTCGAAATTCCCGACGATATCTACAAGGCGTGGGATGCCCGCGACAAGGGCCAGCAGCTCGAAGACGAGTACAAGCAGAAGATGGCCGCCTATGAAAAGGCCCATCCGGAACTCGCCAGGGAACTTCAGCGCCGCTACGACGGCAAGCTGCCGGAGAACTTTGACGGCGATGCCCTGATCAAGCGTGCTCAGGAAAAATCCGAAACCACCGCCTCGCGCAAGGCATCCCTTGGTGTGCTCAACGAGCTGGCGCCGGAGCTGCCTGAACTCTTCGGTGGCAGTGCCGACCTGGCACCGTCCAACCTGACCCTGTGGAAAGGCGCCAAGGCCGTCAGCAAGGACAACTTCAACGGCAGCTACCTGCACTATGGTGTACGTGAGTTCGGCATGGGCGCGATTGCCAACGGCATCGCCACCCACGGCGGCTTCATCCCCTATGACGCCACCTTCCTGGTGTTCATGGAGTACATGCACAACGCTGTACGCATGTCGGCCCTGTCGCACACCCGCATCCTGCACATCTTCACCCACGACTCCATCGGTCTGGGCGAGGACGGCCCGACGCACCAGCCGGTCGAGCAACTGGCCGATCTACGCAACCTGCCGGGTCTGGCCACATGGCGCCCCTGTGACGCCACCGAAACCGCAGCCTCCTGGGTGGAAGGTCTGATGCGTGAAACCGGCCCCACGGCGCTGATCTTCTCGCGTCAGGACCTGCCGGCCCAGTCTCGCAACGACGAGCAGCTCAAGAACATCCGCCGCGGTGGCTACGTCCTCAAGGACGCCGAAGGCGGCCAGCCGGACCTGATCCTGATCGCCACCGGCTCCGAAGTGGGTCTGGCGATGGACGCTGCCAAGGAACTCGAAGGCAAGGGCCAAAAGGTTCGTGTGGTCTCCATGCCCTGCACTATCCAGTTCGATGAGCAGGACGAGTCGTATCGCGAGTCCGTACTGCCCAATGCCGTGCGCAAGCGCATGGCGATCGAAGCCGCCATTCCGTCGACCTGGTACAAGTACGTCGGTCTCGATGGTCATGTGTTTGGCATGACCACCTACGGCGAATCCGGCAAGGCGGGTGATCTGTTCAAGCACTTCGGCTTTACCGTTGAGAAGGTGGTCGAGCGCGCAGAGCAGATGCTCAAGGCATAATCCGTCAGGGTGCCGGATGGCCTGCGCTGTCCGGCACTTCGCAGGCGTTTCATGTCCTGAAGTAACCGCTGAAAACAAAAAAGGGCCCGGCAATTGCCGGGCCCTTTTGCGTCTCGAACGTTAGAACATCTCCATCAGGCGATGGTGACATCCTTGTCGAGATAGACATCCTGAATGGCATTCAGCAGGGCCACGCCCTCTTCACGCGTCTTCTGGAACGCCTTGCGGCCGGAAATCAGACCCATGCCACCGGCACGCTTGTTGATGACGGCAGTACGGACCGCTTCACCCATGTCGGAATGGCCCTTGGAGCCACCACCGGAGTTGATCAGTCCGGCACGGCCCATGAAGCTGTTGACGACCTGATAGCGCGCCCAGTCGATCGGGTTATCGCTGACAAGCTCGTCATAAATACGGTCATGGGTATGACCGAAGCCGACCGCACGATAGCCACCGTTGTTCTCCGGCAGCTTCTGCTTGACGATATCGGCATTGATGGTCGCGGCCAGATGCACGGCCTGACTGGTGAGGTCAGAAGAGACGTGATAGTCGACGCCGTTTTTCTTGAACTCGGGGTTACGCAGGTAGGACCACAGTACGGTCACCATGCCCAGCTCATGCGCCCGCTCGAACGCTTCGCTGATTTCCTGAATCTGGCGACGGCTTTCCGGCGAACCGAAGTAGATGGTGGCACCAACCGCGACACAGCCCATGTCATGGGCCTGCTCGACCTGCGCAAACAGCGTCTGGTCGTAGATGGCCGGATAGGTCAGCGTCTCATTGTGGTTGAGCTTGACCATCATCGGGATGCGGTGTGCATAGCGACGCGCCACGGAGGACAGCACACCCAGCGTGGAGGCCACGCAGTTGCAGCCGCCATCAATGGCCAGCTCAACGATGTTTTTCGGGTCAAAATACTGCGGATTGGGCGCAAAGGAAGCGCCTGCCGAGTGCTCGATGCCCTGATCGACCGGCAGCATGCTGACGTAGCCCGTGCCGCCGAGTCGACCATGGTTGAAGATTGTCTGCATGTTACGCAGTACGTGCGGTGAGCGGCTGCTGTCCATCATGACCCGATTAACGAAGTCGGGACCAGGCAGGTGCAGGTCCTCTTTCTTGAAACCGGCACAGGTATGGTTCAACAGGCTATCCGCTTCCTCTCCCAGCAGCCTGGCGATATCTGTCATTATCTTCATCCTCTTTTCTACGAAAGATTTTGCATTGCCGCCGGCCAATACCGAGGCTCGAACAGCATAAGCAACTATACGTTGCAGTTCATGTCATGTTTTGTCAGTAGTATTCAAGCATGAAGGGATCTGCACTGCATGCCTGTCATGGACGACCTCTTGCTCAGGGCCGCCATGACTGGCTCCCATTGTGAGACGACAACGCCACCGACCACTTGACCGCGATGCGCGCTGTCACCGACCTATAGACGAAAGTCTCATGCGCATGACCGCACTCCGACAGTCAATAATGGCGCCCGGCGTGGCTGTCTTCGCTTTCCGTGTCCCTGCTATGCTGAAAGATGTTCCAACCGGCCCTGGAAACACTGCAGAGCCACGACCACCGCCCAATGACGACCACTTATCATTAATACGGGAGTAGCGACATGACTGTGCGCAAGATGTCCGAGCTGAACCTCGCCGGCCAGCGCGTCCTGATTCGTCAGGACCTCAACGTGCCGATCAAGGATGGAAAGGTCACCTCGGATGCCCGCATTCGTGCCAGCCTGCCCACCATTCGCACGGCGCTTGAACAAAACGCTCGTATCATGCTGATGAGTCACCTGGGACGCCCCACTGAAGGGGAGCCCAATGATGAGGAGTCACTGGCCCCGGTGGCCAACCACCTGGGCGAACTGCTGGGCATGACGGTCCGTCTGGAGCGCGACTATCTGGAGCAGGACCCTGAGGTGCAGGAAGGAGAAGTTGTCCTGCTGGAAAACGTGCGCTTCAACAAGGGCGAGAAAAAGGATGACGAGACACTGGCGAAAAAATACGCCAGCCTCTGCGACATCTACGTGATGGATGCCTTCGGCACCGCCCACCGCGCCCAGGCCTCGACCCATGGTGTGGCCCGCTTTGCACCGGATGCCTGCGCCGGCCCGCTGCTCTCTTCGGAGCTGGACGCCCTTGAAAAGGCCCTGTCCAGTCCTAAGCGTCCGATGGTCGCCATCGTCGGCGGCTCCAAGGTCTCGACCAAGCTGGACGTGCTCAATGCGCTGTCCGAGAAATGTGATCAGCTGATCGTGGGCGGCGGCATCGCCAATACCTTCATCGCGGCCGCGGGCTATAACGTCGGCAAGTCGCTGTATGAAGCCGACCTGGTAGATCAGGCCAAAGCACTCATGGACAAGGTCAACGTGCCCCTGCCCATCGATGTGGTCGTGGCCACCGAGTTTTCCGACAAGGCCGAGGCGGTGACCCGCAACGTCGATGAGGTGCGCGATGACGAGATGATTCTCGATGTCGGCCCGCAGACCGCGCAGACCTACGCCGACGCCCTGCGCGAAGCCGGCACCATCCTCTGGAACGGCCCGGCCGGCGTGTTCGAAATCGAGCAGTTCAGTGCCGGAACGAAGGCCATGGCACACGCCATCGCCGACAGCAACGGCTTCTCGATCGCCGGCGGCGGTGACACCCTGGCAGCGATCGATCAGTTCGGCGTCACCGACCGGATCTCCTATATTTCCACCGGCGGCGGTGCCTTCCTCGAGTACGTGGAAGGCAAGACCCTGCCGGCCGTCAGCGCTCTGCGAGACGCCGTCAGATAACGGCTGACTCACATCGTTGAAAGACGACCTTTGAGAAACAGAAAGGAGGCCCTGTTCCAGCAACGAACAGGGCCTCTTTTGTAACACCTTTTTGCATGCATGTTTCCGTGGCACCCTCTCGGCGCTACACTGCGACAAAGTGCAAAACAGGCTCTCCATGAACAAACGACTCTTTTATGCCGGTAGCTGGCCCGATTCCGCCGCCCTGCTCGAAGGCGCCCTATGGGTAGGCTATGCCTGGAGCATTCAGTGGTCGCTGGTCCATCATCAGAGTCTGGTCTTTTTGCTGGCGACCCTTGTGGTGCTGGTCTGCGCACTGGCAACGCTCATGTGGCAGCCGCTGAAACTCACGCTGGCACGCTATCGGGTCAGAAAGCGGCGCACCGAAATGTGGATGCACATCCTCTACCCGCCGATGCTGCTCGCCCCACCGCTGTGGTGGCTGCTGGAGCGCCTGGTCGGCAACCTGCCCGACGCCCAGCAGTGGACGCTGGCCTGCCTGCTGATGACGGTCGGCTGGCTGGTCTTTCTGATCTCGCTTTTAATCAAGCGTCTGATCCGCCAGTACCGTCAGTCCTTGAACGATCACGCCGCAGACTGACGGCCAACCCGGAGGCTTTCCCGCCTCCAGATATCGTTAGAAGCTTTCCCACTCCTCGACCGCCGCATCTCTGGACGGGGCGCGTAAAGCGTCCGGTCGGGAGACTTTTCTTGCCGAAGTTTCCGTTTTCCGGACACCCGTTGAGGCTGATGACGGTCTCCTCGAGGCGACCTGCACCCGCGCCGGCTC contains:
- a CDS encoding triose-phosphate isomerase family protein, with the protein product MAAPLLIGTSLKMYFGYQQTLDWCRQVADIARQHPAVTQGHATLFVMPSFPALAPVLEIMRDTGIRIGAQNLSDQPPGAWTGEVSAAMLAEMGCRCVEVGHAERRRHFHEDETLIAAKTAQAIANGLSPVLCVGEVEEGDPDIAASECIRQVESALTDVPRPRETDLIVAYEPHWAIGASQPAPREHISAVCIKLQAWLDGHGGGRVIYGGSAGPGLLSRLDGSVQGMFLGRFVHDAHAFREILDEVMTLHEASR
- the tkt gene encoding transketolase, whose translation is MTSRRHLANAIRALSMDAVQKANSGHPGMPMGMADIAEVLWNDHLRHNPANPDWAERDRFILSNGHGSMLHYSLLHLTGYDLPMEELKNFRQLGSKTPGHPEHGYTQGIETTTGPLGQGLANAVGMAVAERTLAAQFNRDGHDIINHRTWVFAGDGCLMEGISHEACSLAGTLGLGNLVVFYDDNGISIDGEVEGWFTDDTATRFEAYHWNVIRDVDGHDAEQIDAAIREAKEVTDKPTLIICKTVIGFGSPNKAGKEESHGAALGEEEVEAARKQLGWEYGAFEIPDDIYKAWDARDKGQQLEDEYKQKMAAYEKAHPELARELQRRYDGKLPENFDGDALIKRAQEKSETTASRKASLGVLNELAPELPELFGGSADLAPSNLTLWKGAKAVSKDNFNGSYLHYGVREFGMGAIANGIATHGGFIPYDATFLVFMEYMHNAVRMSALSHTRILHIFTHDSIGLGEDGPTHQPVEQLADLRNLPGLATWRPCDATETAASWVEGLMRETGPTALIFSRQDLPAQSRNDEQLKNIRRGGYVLKDAEGGQPDLILIATGSEVGLAMDAAKELEGKGQKVRVVSMPCTIQFDEQDESYRESVLPNAVRKRMAIEAAIPSTWYKYVGLDGHVFGMTTYGESGKAGDLFKHFGFTVEKVVERAEQMLKA
- a CDS encoding class I fructose-bisphosphate aldolase → MTDIARLLGEEADSLLNHTCAGFKKEDLHLPGPDFVNRVMMDSSRSPHVLRNMQTIFNHGRLGGTGYVSMLPVDQGIEHSAGASFAPNPQYFDPKNIVELAIDGGCNCVASTLGVLSSVARRYAHRIPMMVKLNHNETLTYPAIYDQTLFAQVEQAHDMGCVAVGATIYFGSPESRRQIQEISEAFERAHELGMVTVLWSYLRNPEFKKNGVDYHVSSDLTSQAVHLAATINADIVKQKLPENNGGYRAVGFGHTHDRIYDELVSDNPIDWARYQVVNSFMGRAGLINSGGGSKGHSDMGEAVRTAVINKRAGGMGLISGRKAFQKTREEGVALLNAIQDVYLDKDVTIA
- a CDS encoding phosphoglycerate kinase, whose translation is MTVRKMSELNLAGQRVLIRQDLNVPIKDGKVTSDARIRASLPTIRTALEQNARIMLMSHLGRPTEGEPNDEESLAPVANHLGELLGMTVRLERDYLEQDPEVQEGEVVLLENVRFNKGEKKDDETLAKKYASLCDIYVMDAFGTAHRAQASTHGVARFAPDACAGPLLSSELDALEKALSSPKRPMVAIVGGSKVSTKLDVLNALSEKCDQLIVGGGIANTFIAAAGYNVGKSLYEADLVDQAKALMDKVNVPLPIDVVVATEFSDKAEAVTRNVDEVRDDEMILDVGPQTAQTYADALREAGTILWNGPAGVFEIEQFSAGTKAMAHAIADSNGFSIAGGGDTLAAIDQFGVTDRISYISTGGGAFLEYVEGKTLPAVSALRDAVR